One window from the genome of Sulfodiicoccus acidiphilus encodes:
- a CDS encoding transcription initiation factor IIB produces the protein MTEVSSDGFKDPYQSCITGGPHRPIMDYARGEVKCSECGLVLDQSVVDQGPEWRNFNQEERNGRERVGRPNDPGSHDWGMSTGVGRSRNPRRDAKIKNLNHKIRVSAKDRKLVTLLSSLHQEASKLDLPRHVRDTGAMVLRKLYSEGLAKRIEPEVLVVGALLYASRVNRIPKTVPEVLAVANVDKRQLWDAMERISKMSKVGDSFKPHLKPAEYVPRIVAELKLPDHVITKASELAEKAYENGITSGRGHLGLSAASVYVVSALLDVKKTQKEIAEAMKITEVTIRNRCRDIVNNFDITVML, from the coding sequence TTGACTGAAGTCTCTTCCGACGGCTTCAAGGATCCTTATCAGAGCTGTATCACTGGAGGCCCACATAGGCCAATAATGGATTATGCGCGTGGCGAAGTCAAATGCTCAGAGTGTGGATTAGTTCTAGACCAGAGTGTAGTTGACCAAGGTCCAGAGTGGAGGAACTTCAACCAAGAGGAAAGGAACGGCAGAGAACGTGTAGGTAGGCCCAACGACCCTGGGAGTCACGATTGGGGCATGAGCACTGGAGTGGGAAGGAGTAGAAACCCTAGAAGAGACGCTAAGATAAAGAACCTCAATCATAAAATCAGGGTCTCTGCCAAAGACAGGAAGTTAGTCACCCTGCTCTCATCTCTCCACCAAGAGGCTTCTAAATTAGACCTACCTCGACATGTGAGAGATACTGGCGCTATGGTATTGAGAAAACTTTACAGCGAAGGTCTAGCCAAGAGAATAGAGCCAGAGGTACTGGTAGTTGGAGCCCTGCTCTACGCAAGTAGAGTGAACAGGATCCCCAAGACTGTACCCGAGGTACTGGCCGTAGCCAACGTGGACAAGAGGCAACTCTGGGACGCCATGGAAAGGATAAGTAAGATGTCTAAAGTGGGTGATTCCTTCAAACCTCACCTGAAACCGGCAGAATACGTTCCACGGATTGTGGCAGAGCTCAAATTGCCGGATCACGTTATCACGAAAGCGTCAGAACTGGCGGAAAAGGCCTACGAAAATGGCATAACGAGTGGAAGAGGTCATCTGGGACTGAGCGCGGCCTCAGTTTACGTGGTGAGTGCGCTGCTCGACGTCAAGAAAACCCAGAAAGAGATCGCGGAGGCAATGAAGATAACGGAGGTGACGATAAGGAATAGGTGCAGAGATATCGTGAACAACTTCGACATAACTGTCATGTTATGA
- the albA gene encoding DNA-binding protein Alba, whose amino-acid sequence MATASPTPSNVVLVGKKPVMNYVLAALTLLNQGVSEIVIKARGRSVSKAVDTVEIVRNRFLPDKVEVKEIRIGSQVVTSQDGKQSRVSTIEIAIKKRA is encoded by the coding sequence ATGGCAACCGCGTCTCCGACACCAAGTAACGTGGTGTTAGTAGGAAAGAAGCCCGTAATGAACTACGTGTTGGCTGCTCTGACCCTGCTGAATCAGGGTGTGAGCGAAATAGTGATAAAAGCTAGGGGAAGGTCAGTCAGTAAGGCTGTGGACACCGTAGAGATAGTCAGGAATAGATTCCTTCCCGACAAAGTAGAGGTAAAGGAGATAAGGATAGGCAGCCAAGTTGTGACGAGCCAAGACGGGAAGCAGTCTAGAGTTTCAACGATAGAGATAGCGATAAAGAAGAGGGCCTAA
- a CDS encoding APC family permease codes for MASLFIRNSSGLVKRFSMFDLMVLNLANMSAGSALFLGVTPYVGGVAVLWMAALVTFLISLPLGLAYTLMSMQLPRTGGDYVWISRKLSPKLSVPVAVAMTFNMPTYFALTSYFWSSSFEQILLVMFKIDGLGQIPSLGAVATYLVAAIPFMFLVAINVRRPSAVSRLNTYLSIIACFAVAYGTLVLYLKGVSPLSHSFASTFSLVPRLNGQPGFSGTLEAVPLLSAFSFIWVFAGPAVAAEARDRKALKLNVLLSQLLTLALIGVPFYLMKGPVSSSLFYTGLYNFWTLAMYAAGPGAGWILAIGLIAWEILELSMGILVFSRYILAMALDRLLPELLGQINSRGSPVPAHLLDLLLTLSFLSVPLVSSVGVLALYDFLPLSLVYMGLVAIAATKFSGKAVKFAGALSLPLLSYLGWAVIMSPYLGLRGNLLWINLVYLVSLLGLGVSIYLRARVKCKKIGVQLDRIYREVPPS; via the coding sequence ATGGCTAGCCTATTCATACGGAATTCGTCTGGGCTGGTAAAGAGATTTTCGATGTTTGACTTAATGGTACTCAATTTAGCTAACATGTCAGCTGGGAGCGCACTCTTCCTTGGAGTTACCCCTTATGTCGGTGGAGTTGCCGTACTCTGGATGGCTGCACTAGTAACGTTCCTGATATCCCTACCGTTAGGACTGGCTTACACCTTGATGTCGATGCAGTTACCGAGAACTGGAGGAGACTATGTGTGGATAAGCAGGAAGTTATCTCCTAAGCTCTCGGTTCCAGTTGCAGTAGCAATGACCTTTAACATGCCTACATACTTTGCCTTAACCTCGTATTTCTGGTCTTCAAGCTTCGAACAAATTCTACTAGTAATGTTCAAAATAGATGGTCTAGGGCAAATTCCTTCCTTAGGTGCAGTGGCCACCTATCTAGTGGCGGCGATCCCCTTCATGTTTCTCGTTGCTATTAACGTGAGGCGGCCTTCTGCTGTGTCTAGACTTAACACCTACCTTTCCATTATCGCGTGCTTCGCCGTAGCTTATGGCACCTTAGTGCTATACTTAAAAGGAGTGAGTCCCCTCTCACACTCTTTCGCCTCTACTTTTTCTCTCGTTCCTCGACTTAACGGTCAACCTGGGTTTTCAGGTACCTTAGAAGCGGTTCCACTACTATCGGCGTTCAGCTTCATATGGGTATTCGCTGGCCCAGCTGTAGCTGCCGAAGCCCGAGATAGAAAAGCATTAAAACTAAATGTCCTTCTCTCCCAACTATTAACGTTGGCGTTGATAGGAGTTCCCTTCTACTTAATGAAAGGTCCAGTTAGCTCCTCTCTGTTCTATACAGGCCTTTACAACTTCTGGACCTTGGCGATGTATGCAGCTGGACCCGGTGCTGGTTGGATTCTAGCCATCGGGTTGATCGCTTGGGAAATTCTGGAGCTCTCTATGGGGATTCTAGTGTTCTCGAGGTATATACTTGCTATGGCTTTGGATAGGCTACTGCCAGAGCTACTAGGCCAGATCAACTCTAGGGGCTCTCCCGTCCCAGCTCACCTTCTGGATCTCCTACTTACGCTATCGTTCTTGTCTGTTCCGCTCGTTTCATCAGTGGGAGTTCTTGCGCTCTATGATTTTCTCCCCCTGTCACTTGTCTACATGGGCTTGGTGGCTATAGCTGCGACTAAGTTCTCTGGAAAGGCGGTTAAATTTGCTGGGGCGTTATCTCTTCCCCTCTTGTCCTACTTAGGATGGGCCGTCATTATGTCTCCTTACTTAGGTCTACGGGGGAACCTCCTTTGGATTAACCTGGTTTACTTAGTCTCTCTGCTCGGCCTTGGTGTGTCGATCTATTTGCGGGCTAGAGTGAAATGTAAGAAAATCGGAGTACAATTGGACCGGATCTATAGAGAGGTCCCCCCTTCTTGA
- the ppsA gene encoding pyruvate, water dikinase, whose translation MVSSLIGKEEYVVKIQDVNKDMVGLVGGKAANLGELIAMGARVPPGFVVTSKAFNYFLRSNGIFEKVNEILSSKDDRQASADIKALIMNSSIPRDLEQAIASAYEELTSKVSREVLVAVRSSATAEDLTGASFAGQQDTYLNVRREELMMRVKMVWASLFNERAISYRRSKGIGSSSVSMGVVVQMMVNARSAGVMFTLNPANGDRNHIVIESNWGLGESVAAGKVTPDEVVIDKDTLTVIEARTSHKALKIVYDGKENKEVQLSPEEADSMSVKEEEAIELAKMAKEVEKHYGRPMDLEWAIDADLPFPENIFIVQARPETFWSKRTQETDVPQKEATARILTKGLPASPGIGAGRARVILDVSEAKDFQKGDVLVTRMTDPDWVPVMRLASALVTDEGGMTSHAAIVSRELGVPAVVGVKNGTKVIKDGQLVTVDGFSGVVYEGDTNLVPRVLSSEVPASMGVSKEALTNLYPITATKIYMNLGQPDMISRYVDLPFDGIGLMRIEFIVSEWIKYHPLYLIKTGQQSLFVDKLSQGIAMVASAIRPRPVVVRFSDFKTNEYRRLRGGEEFEVEERNPMLGWRGVSRYISAQYEEAFRLELRAVLKVRDEMGLQNVWVMYPFVRTRWELQKAMEIMEEEGLRRTPDFKVWIMAEVPSVVMLAEEFAQIVDGFSIGSNDLAQLTLGVDRDSELLANMGYYDERDEALKRAIKRLIRAAHKHGKTVSICGQAPSVYPELTEFLVREGIDSVSVNPDTVIQTRRLVASVEQKIVLDKLRSR comes from the coding sequence GTGGTCTCTTCTTTAATAGGAAAGGAGGAGTACGTCGTTAAGATCCAAGATGTGAACAAGGACATGGTCGGACTTGTGGGAGGTAAAGCTGCTAACCTTGGGGAGCTCATCGCCATGGGGGCTAGAGTACCTCCAGGTTTCGTGGTGACCTCAAAGGCCTTTAATTATTTCCTCAGATCCAATGGAATCTTCGAGAAAGTAAACGAGATCCTTTCATCAAAGGACGATAGACAGGCCTCAGCCGACATAAAGGCCCTCATAATGAATTCATCGATCCCTAGAGACTTGGAGCAGGCCATAGCCAGCGCATATGAAGAGCTGACCTCCAAGGTATCAAGAGAAGTGTTGGTGGCTGTGAGGTCCTCAGCTACAGCAGAGGACTTAACTGGTGCGAGCTTCGCAGGACAGCAGGATACTTACTTGAATGTCAGGAGGGAGGAGTTGATGATGAGGGTGAAGATGGTGTGGGCCAGTCTGTTCAACGAGAGGGCGATTTCCTACAGAAGGAGTAAGGGTATAGGTAGTTCCTCAGTCTCCATGGGCGTCGTAGTTCAAATGATGGTTAATGCCAGGAGTGCCGGAGTCATGTTCACCCTCAATCCTGCCAATGGGGATAGGAACCACATAGTGATAGAGTCCAACTGGGGGTTAGGAGAGAGCGTCGCAGCCGGAAAAGTGACTCCTGACGAGGTGGTGATAGACAAGGACACCCTCACTGTGATAGAAGCGCGGACCTCCCACAAGGCGCTCAAGATAGTCTATGATGGGAAAGAGAACAAGGAGGTCCAACTCTCTCCAGAGGAGGCTGACTCCATGAGTGTCAAAGAGGAGGAAGCAATAGAGCTGGCCAAGATGGCAAAGGAAGTCGAAAAGCACTACGGAAGACCCATGGATCTGGAGTGGGCCATAGACGCCGATCTTCCTTTTCCAGAGAACATATTTATAGTTCAGGCTAGGCCTGAAACCTTCTGGTCCAAGAGAACTCAAGAGACGGATGTTCCTCAGAAGGAGGCAACGGCCAGGATATTGACGAAGGGATTACCTGCTAGTCCTGGAATCGGAGCAGGTAGAGCTAGGGTTATATTGGACGTCTCGGAGGCCAAGGACTTCCAGAAGGGAGATGTATTGGTAACTAGGATGACAGACCCAGACTGGGTGCCAGTGATGAGGCTCGCTTCTGCCCTAGTCACCGATGAAGGTGGAATGACTAGCCATGCTGCAATAGTATCGAGAGAGCTTGGAGTGCCAGCGGTAGTAGGGGTTAAGAACGGTACCAAAGTGATAAAGGATGGTCAACTCGTTACGGTCGATGGTTTTAGCGGAGTGGTCTACGAAGGCGACACGAACCTAGTGCCTAGGGTATTGAGTAGCGAAGTTCCAGCTTCAATGGGAGTCAGTAAGGAGGCCCTAACTAACCTCTATCCAATCACCGCCACTAAGATCTATATGAATCTGGGACAACCCGACATGATAAGTCGATATGTGGACTTACCATTCGATGGAATTGGGCTAATGAGAATAGAGTTCATTGTCTCAGAATGGATTAAGTACCATCCTCTCTACCTTATCAAGACAGGCCAGCAGTCCCTTTTCGTAGATAAATTGTCTCAGGGGATCGCAATGGTAGCCTCTGCGATAAGGCCTAGACCGGTAGTAGTGAGATTCTCGGACTTCAAGACCAATGAGTATAGAAGGCTAAGGGGAGGAGAGGAGTTTGAGGTAGAGGAGAGAAACCCTATGTTAGGATGGAGGGGGGTCTCGAGGTACATAAGTGCCCAATACGAAGAGGCGTTCAGGTTGGAACTAAGAGCAGTGCTGAAAGTCAGAGACGAGATGGGTCTTCAGAACGTTTGGGTGATGTATCCATTCGTACGGACGAGGTGGGAACTACAGAAAGCCATGGAGATCATGGAAGAGGAGGGTTTGAGGAGGACTCCAGACTTTAAGGTCTGGATAATGGCTGAGGTACCGTCAGTTGTCATGTTGGCTGAGGAGTTCGCTCAAATTGTCGACGGCTTCAGTATCGGAAGCAACGATTTGGCCCAGCTTACCTTGGGAGTTGACAGGGACTCGGAACTACTGGCCAACATGGGTTACTACGATGAGAGGGATGAGGCATTGAAGCGTGCTATAAAGAGGCTCATACGAGCAGCTCACAAACATGGTAAGACGGTCTCCATATGTGGACAGGCGCCAAGCGTTTACCCAGAATTGACAGAATTTCTAGTTAGAGAAGGAATAGATAGCGTCAGTGTGAACCCGGACACCGTGATCCAAACTCGAAGACTTGTAGCCTCAGTGGAACAGAAGATCGTTCTGGATAAGCTAAGAAGTCGTTGA
- the cdvB1/B2 gene encoding cell division protein CdvB1/B2, producing the protein MANGLEEFQRGWVGKKEPSIGERMKNAFRSQEPLRHRLVMAQYKLKTTLNRLDVYIARLQERDRTLFERVVDAVSSKDNARASMYSNEVAELRRISKQLIITQIALEQVSLRLETVISVGDVFTSLQPVVAIVSELKGAIKAIMPEIGLELTEIQETLEEVVTEAGEFAGGGYQFAPSSAEARKILEEASVVAESRMKEKFPDLPSFVTGGQETSIQHK; encoded by the coding sequence ATGGCTAATGGACTAGAGGAGTTCCAGAGGGGTTGGGTTGGAAAGAAGGAGCCCAGCATAGGAGAAAGAATGAAGAACGCTTTCAGATCGCAGGAACCCCTGAGGCATAGGCTTGTGATGGCGCAATACAAACTTAAAACGACACTGAATAGGTTGGACGTATACATAGCTAGGCTTCAAGAGAGGGACAGAACGTTATTCGAGAGAGTAGTGGACGCCGTATCTAGCAAGGACAACGCCAGAGCGTCGATGTACTCTAATGAGGTGGCAGAGCTCCGCAGGATATCCAAGCAACTCATCATAACCCAGATCGCGCTGGAACAGGTCAGTTTGAGACTGGAGACCGTGATCAGCGTAGGAGACGTCTTCACCAGCCTACAGCCAGTGGTGGCGATAGTGTCTGAACTGAAGGGTGCAATAAAGGCCATAATGCCAGAGATAGGCCTTGAGCTCACAGAGATCCAGGAGACGTTGGAGGAAGTGGTCACGGAGGCCGGGGAGTTTGCCGGAGGAGGCTACCAGTTTGCGCCAAGCTCAGCCGAGGCTAGGAAGATATTGGAGGAGGCTAGCGTGGTTGCAGAGAGCAGAATGAAAGAGAAGTTCCCAGACTTGCCTTCGTTTGTCACGGGAGGTCAAGAGACCTCCATCCAGCATAAGTGA
- a CDS encoding UbiD family decarboxylase, translated as MVFRDLREYLDHMRRRGRLIEVEEELSVELEVAELMRRACYSGTPPVLLKRIKEYPGWKILGNVFYSMSALTELFGTERLEAVTEEFVKSFMRVPVTFTQKFTSLSSALKLGRITPRLRRAEFRESNLTLADVPAIRTWPKDAGRYMTFTLTVAKDPENGSNRMGVYRIQVLNQREALIHWQAMKGGSHLARRYLESGQGRVPVALVNGVDPVTTLVGASPVPPGLDKFLFAGILRGEGLEVAKLENGVLVPARAELVMEGYVDLMDQRPEGPFGDHLGYYTPSEPYPTFKLERTYVREDPIFHVTSVGKPPLEDAWIGRAIERLFLPFIRLLVPEVVDMYLPEYGLYTGLGIFSIKKQYPGQARKVMMSLWGSGQLSLLKVIIIVDADVDVHDINKVIFALVTTVDPKRDVVVVENTITDTLDHTVPNPPLGSKLGIDATRKFKQEAGREWPEEVSSDPKVAERISSLFSRYLSGHLSGL; from the coding sequence ATGGTGTTTCGGGACCTCAGGGAGTACCTAGACCATATGAGAAGACGGGGCAGATTAATAGAGGTTGAAGAGGAGCTAAGTGTAGAGTTAGAAGTCGCTGAGCTTATGAGGAGGGCCTGCTATTCTGGAACTCCTCCAGTATTGTTAAAGAGAATAAAGGAGTATCCAGGATGGAAGATCCTAGGAAACGTCTTCTATTCCATGTCCGCCTTGACGGAACTGTTCGGAACGGAGAGGTTAGAAGCGGTTACCGAGGAGTTCGTGAAGTCTTTCATGAGGGTACCCGTGACCTTCACTCAGAAGTTCACCTCGCTTTCCAGTGCTCTCAAATTGGGGAGGATAACCCCTAGGCTCAGGAGAGCGGAGTTCAGGGAATCCAACCTGACACTCGCAGACGTTCCAGCCATCCGAACGTGGCCCAAGGATGCTGGAAGGTACATGACATTCACGTTAACTGTTGCGAAGGACCCAGAGAACGGTTCCAATAGAATGGGGGTCTACAGGATCCAAGTTCTGAACCAGAGGGAGGCCCTCATTCATTGGCAGGCCATGAAGGGCGGTTCTCACCTAGCTCGAAGGTACCTAGAGTCTGGCCAAGGCAGAGTGCCAGTGGCCTTGGTCAATGGCGTGGATCCAGTTACTACGTTAGTGGGGGCCTCCCCCGTGCCCCCAGGGCTCGACAAGTTCCTCTTCGCTGGGATCCTCAGGGGAGAGGGATTAGAGGTGGCGAAACTAGAAAACGGAGTCCTAGTTCCAGCTAGGGCCGAGCTTGTGATGGAAGGTTATGTCGACCTAATGGATCAGCGACCAGAGGGACCCTTCGGCGACCACTTGGGCTATTACACTCCATCGGAACCCTATCCCACTTTCAAATTGGAGAGGACTTACGTGAGGGAGGACCCCATATTCCATGTTACCAGCGTAGGTAAGCCACCTCTCGAGGACGCGTGGATAGGAAGGGCCATCGAAAGACTCTTTCTTCCCTTCATCAGGCTGCTCGTACCTGAGGTGGTTGACATGTATTTGCCCGAGTACGGACTATACACTGGTTTAGGTATTTTCTCTATAAAGAAACAATATCCTGGGCAGGCCAGGAAAGTCATGATGTCACTCTGGGGGAGCGGACAGCTCAGTCTACTCAAGGTTATAATAATAGTAGATGCTGACGTGGATGTTCACGATATCAATAAGGTCATTTTCGCCCTCGTTACAACCGTAGATCCCAAGAGGGACGTCGTTGTGGTTGAGAACACCATAACTGACACGCTAGATCACACGGTACCTAATCCTCCGTTAGGGAGCAAGCTGGGCATAGACGCAACTAGGAAGTTCAAGCAGGAGGCAGGGCGGGAATGGCCGGAAGAGGTGTCCTCTGATCCTAAGGTCGCTGAGAGGATTTCCTCATTGTTTAGTAGATACCTTTCAGGGCACCTTTCAGGGCTCTAG
- the thrC gene encoding threonine synthase: protein MRCLRCSFESDLDQRLVTCPNCGGLLEIKLDPKVDFSFSSARGRGVWRYSPLIPGRYDKVVSLEEGNTPLIKTSTFGGNFLAKFEGANPTGSFKDRGMSVAVSNASNLGYRAVMAASTGNTAASAAAYAARAGMRSFIILPKGKIALGKLAQSVLYGAEVIEVEGNFDEGLEAVLNVHKTNGTVYPLNSFNPWRLEGQKTLAFEVVESVGVPDTVVVPVGNAGNIYAIWKGFVELTQVGLTERVPRMIGVQAEGASPIARAVLEGREIPEFTESPETIASAIRIGKPVNWPRAMRAIRESNGTAVVVTDEEILLAQTEMARREGLGVEPASAATLAGYVKLLKLGVVSKEELVVGVFTGHSLKDPDSMMRAGTRRFLVPPSEVLKLVEGELRVGR from the coding sequence ATGAGATGCCTTCGCTGCAGTTTTGAATCCGACTTAGACCAAAGATTAGTAACTTGTCCCAACTGCGGCGGGCTTCTCGAAATAAAACTTGATCCAAAGGTTGATTTCTCCTTCAGCAGTGCGAGAGGGAGGGGAGTGTGGAGGTATTCTCCACTTATTCCGGGAAGGTATGATAAAGTAGTGAGCCTAGAGGAGGGAAACACCCCTCTGATAAAGACGTCAACCTTCGGTGGAAACTTCCTTGCTAAGTTCGAGGGCGCCAATCCCACGGGAAGTTTCAAGGACAGGGGAATGTCAGTAGCTGTCAGTAACGCTTCAAATTTGGGATATAGGGCTGTAATGGCGGCCTCTACTGGAAACACCGCAGCCTCGGCAGCCGCCTATGCCGCCAGGGCCGGAATGAGATCGTTCATAATCCTACCCAAGGGCAAGATAGCATTAGGTAAGTTAGCACAGTCTGTCCTCTACGGAGCGGAGGTGATAGAGGTAGAGGGAAACTTCGACGAGGGGCTCGAGGCCGTCTTGAACGTCCACAAGACCAACGGCACCGTTTACCCACTCAACTCTTTCAATCCTTGGCGCTTAGAGGGACAAAAAACGCTGGCCTTCGAAGTGGTTGAGTCGGTAGGGGTACCTGACACCGTGGTAGTCCCAGTGGGGAACGCCGGAAACATATATGCCATATGGAAGGGTTTCGTGGAATTGACGCAGGTGGGACTTACAGAAAGGGTACCTAGAATGATCGGTGTACAAGCAGAGGGGGCCTCTCCCATAGCTAGGGCTGTTCTAGAGGGGAGAGAGATTCCAGAGTTCACCGAATCTCCAGAAACAATTGCATCGGCCATTCGCATAGGTAAGCCAGTCAACTGGCCCAGAGCTATGAGGGCGATACGTGAGTCTAACGGAACGGCGGTCGTCGTCACAGACGAAGAGATCCTCTTGGCTCAAACTGAAATGGCAAGGAGGGAGGGGCTCGGAGTGGAGCCGGCCTCTGCCGCTACACTCGCGGGGTACGTTAAGCTACTTAAGCTAGGAGTCGTTTCCAAGGAGGAACTGGTGGTGGGAGTATTCACTGGACACTCCCTTAAGGATCCAGACTCCATGATGAGGGCTGGAACTAGGAGGTTCCTCGTTCCTCCCTCTGAAGTCCTGAAGCTTGTAGAGGGTGAGCTACGTGTTGGTCGTTAA
- a CDS encoding aspartate kinase — MLVVKIGGSILSDHEVYGKIADKLSSLDADRVVVVTSALRNVTNELLAGMERRDQITEIVSSIYDRHLNVLSKIADGVNFERAFQQLSKLSDELFRVAWSVKVLDEITPRVRDYVLSFGERMSVVLLDAALRTYGLITSGLPEPVMVTDENFGEANVIEFDTSVKLRELIGKSDSKVLVVPGFIGVSPSGKLTTVGRGGSDYTATLVGRFLGAEEVRLVTEVPGIMTGDPKRFPGAKTISRLSLEEALELALLGVKRFHPRTFEPMFQTNLRVRVENLTEPGCTIVEGTCSDYGIKGVAIIDDAKVLSVESTRMAGKVGSAAAIMSEAKDAQVNLISFSQPASETTIQLLVNSDSSTKLRERLRTMEGKLIKAVHETDASAVSVVGCGLRSREMFKRVLEVSSGYDVLSVSRGLNRVSVTFVVERSQGEQLAKELHRVVVSG; from the coding sequence GTGTTGGTCGTTAAGATAGGGGGTTCCATCCTCTCCGACCACGAAGTGTATGGAAAGATAGCCGACAAGCTTTCCTCGCTCGACGCGGATAGGGTAGTGGTAGTTACGTCGGCGCTCAGAAACGTCACAAACGAGTTATTGGCGGGGATGGAAAGAAGGGACCAGATAACGGAAATTGTCTCCTCCATATACGATAGACATCTCAACGTTTTGTCTAAAATCGCTGACGGTGTGAACTTCGAGAGGGCGTTCCAACAACTTTCGAAACTTTCGGACGAACTGTTCCGAGTGGCGTGGTCGGTGAAGGTCTTGGACGAGATAACCCCGAGGGTGAGGGACTACGTTCTTTCCTTCGGCGAGAGGATGTCCGTTGTACTACTAGACGCCGCCCTGAGGACTTACGGGCTCATAACGTCAGGTCTGCCCGAGCCAGTTATGGTAACTGACGAGAACTTCGGTGAGGCTAACGTCATAGAGTTTGACACTTCAGTGAAGTTAAGGGAATTGATCGGAAAGTCAGACTCCAAGGTTTTGGTCGTACCTGGATTCATAGGAGTTTCACCAAGCGGAAAGCTGACTACTGTGGGAAGGGGAGGAAGCGACTACACTGCGACCCTAGTAGGAAGGTTCCTAGGTGCAGAGGAAGTCAGACTTGTCACGGAGGTACCCGGCATAATGACAGGAGATCCTAAGAGGTTCCCTGGTGCTAAGACCATATCTAGGCTCTCTTTGGAGGAGGCGCTAGAGCTAGCACTACTTGGCGTGAAGAGATTCCACCCGCGCACCTTCGAACCCATGTTCCAGACCAATCTCAGAGTTAGGGTCGAGAACCTCACTGAGCCTGGTTGCACTATAGTGGAGGGAACGTGCTCCGACTATGGTATCAAGGGTGTTGCCATAATAGACGACGCCAAGGTATTGAGTGTTGAGAGCACAAGAATGGCGGGTAAAGTTGGATCTGCGGCGGCTATAATGAGTGAAGCCAAGGACGCCCAAGTCAACCTCATCTCGTTCTCCCAACCTGCTTCAGAGACGACGATCCAACTACTGGTAAACTCGGACTCGTCGACGAAGTTGAGGGAGAGGCTACGTACTATGGAGGGGAAGCTCATAAAGGCGGTCCATGAAACTGACGCTAGCGCAGTGAGTGTGGTGGGGTGTGGGCTGCGAAGCCGAGAAATGTTCAAGAGGGTATTGGAGGTATCCTCGGGCTACGACGTCCTCTCTGTTTCTAGAGGACTTAATAGGGTTAGCGTCACCTTCGTGGTGGAGAGGAGCCAAGGTGAACAACTCGCCAAAGAATTACACAGGGTGGTCGTAAGTGGATAA
- a CDS encoding CehA/McbA family metallohydrolase has product MSSPLKLDLHVHTYYSDGKESPEEMMRAARRAGLHMIAVTDHDTFDGAKTVAGRIVMGMEVTTQYGHVVVLCSEPMPLPKLLPDLLDASKDQNCLAFPSHPFDVTRAGLGERIHHFKFDAVEVFNSKAPRSANQRALEVSRTLSLPGLANSDSHVKSALGSAYNLVYADSTKPEDILEAIRKGMVTPVGIGLGVKAKLEIVEWYVQRKIAHNFRRPMRQM; this is encoded by the coding sequence ATGTCGAGTCCCCTCAAGTTGGACCTTCACGTGCACACTTACTATAGTGACGGGAAGGAGTCACCAGAAGAAATGATGAGAGCCGCTAGAAGAGCTGGACTCCACATGATCGCCGTGACCGATCACGACACATTCGATGGTGCCAAGACCGTAGCGGGAAGGATAGTGATGGGGATGGAGGTAACCACACAATACGGTCACGTAGTTGTCTTGTGCTCAGAACCGATGCCCTTACCTAAACTCCTTCCAGATCTATTGGACGCGTCCAAGGACCAGAATTGCTTGGCCTTCCCCTCCCACCCTTTTGACGTCACCAGAGCAGGGTTAGGAGAGAGAATCCATCATTTTAAGTTTGATGCGGTGGAAGTGTTCAACTCCAAAGCACCTCGTTCAGCTAACCAAAGGGCGCTAGAGGTGTCTAGAACTCTATCGCTTCCCGGCCTAGCTAACAGCGATTCCCACGTTAAGTCCGCGCTGGGCTCGGCTTACAACCTAGTTTACGCAGACTCGACCAAACCGGAAGACATTCTAGAGGCCATAAGGAAGGGGATGGTCACTCCCGTGGGAATCGGACTGGGAGTAAAAGCTAAGTTGGAGATCGTCGAGTGGTACGTGCAGAGGAAGATTGCGCACAATTTCCGCCGACCTATGCGTCAGATGTAA